Genomic DNA from Carboxydothermus pertinax:
CCTGCCTCATTTCTAAACTTACCATTATTGTAATGTACGATTAGCGATGCACCAAATTTATCCAATAGTTGTGATTGGTAAGCCCTTTTCCGCGCTTCGCTGATCACGAGGTTTTCGATCAATCTTTCTTCAATGGTGGCCGGCATGGCCATTTCTCTGAGCTCGTCCTGCAAATCAGCTATCTCTAATACAATTTTCACCACCTGGGGGTCCAGTTTGGTTCCCGCCAGTGCTGCGAAATCAGTTGGGGTTTTCTTCTGGTAAAAAATGTGGTCGTACTGATCAGCAGCAGCAATAATCCGAGCTCCCAGCGGTATATGCTCTCCCGATATACCAGCAGGGAAACCTGTGCCGTCCCAGCATTCATGGTGGTAGCGAATATACTCGGCGGCCTTGGCTAACCCGGAAATCTCCTTTACCATATCTGCTCCAATTTCTGCGTGTTTGCGATATTCCCTTTCTTCTTCGAGGGTAAGCGGCCCTCGCTTTTGAAAGATTTTTTCCTCCAGGTAGGTCTTGCCCAAGTCGTGCAAAAGGGCCGCATAATGAATCGAATCAATTTCATCCTGGGGTAGTTTCATCTTTTCCGCAATCTTCCGGGCTATCCTGCCAACCCTGGTGGCATGTCCTCCACTGATAGACAGTTTGTTTTCAGTTAATTGAGTGAGTGATTCCATCGTCCTTAAGTAGGTTTTCCGCAAGTTGATAAATAAGGCAAAAGCATAGCGCAGGGCTAAGAAAACTACAAGAACAAATAGTGTTTCAATCCAGAACTGCAGTTGATCATGCAGCTCATAGGAAAGAACCAGACGCACGCTTAAAAGAGAAATGACTAAATATATTAAAACGCCGTCTTGGACCATTCCAATCCAAGTGGCAAAGTATTTTCTTTCACTCAGTTTAGAGATGATGACGGATATCAAGGTGATGTTCACAATATTATAGAGAGCAATAGCAAAGAGTAAACGGGGAACATCATACCACGTAAAAGTCCCCGGTATTCCCCCTAACCACAGGTACCCGTATCCTGCTATAGCAGTACAAATCACATACTGGCTTGTATTAAATAAAAATTTAATTGTTTCGCGCTTAACCAATGGAATACTAACTAAAGAAATGATCGTCTCAATTACTACCGCTTCTGGAATGCCGTAGACTGCCATTACAACGAAAGTGAAGGTAGTAGAACCAGAAACTATAGATCCGTTTGGTAATTCAACATAAAATTTTTCCAGCAATCCAGCAATCAGGCCAATTGCCAAAACAAAAGGCAAAAATTCTATTTTTAGGCCGGGTAACACCAGCAAGAGAACAGCCATACCGGTAGCTATGACCGCGTATATAAAGTTTTTTAAATATCCTGGCATGGCTGTTCTCTCCTTTCTTCAGAAAAGTATATTTAAGGAAAAAAGGGGCGTAGAACAAATCATTTTTCAATAACAATCATGTAACAGGAACGTCGTTTAGTGCCATGGAAATTTAGCAATGGCGGCCAGTACCATGGAAGCCACGGTCAGCCAGAAGAAGGCCTTCTTCATCATATCACCTCCCCCCCGGATGAATTGCTTCTTCCTAACGATCTACGCCCCAAAGTTTAAATCTCAATGGCTAAATTTTTTTAACCATACCTTTGTAAATAAACCATGAGATGCCCAGCGTCACCGCAATGTCGCCGGGGCTTACTACCATGCTGCTGAAAACAAAAGGAGGACGCAAGGGAATGACATCAGCTAAATACGGTAGAAGGGTAGATTCCGTCAGCGGTTGGTGTTTTGTAACCCCTTCCACTACCAAAGGTATGTACGAGGATAGACCCGCCCATTCCAGCGCATCCAGGGATACGGGCATCCTGCCACCATTGGCAATTATTACCAAAAAGTTGAGTAAGGTACCGAGAATAAATAGTTTAATACCCGGGAGGTGGCGATTGCACCAGCAACCATAGATTAGCATTAAGTAGGAAACAACTACCCAAAAGGCAAAACTCTGGTTTATAAACGAAACGCGATGGTAAAGAAACATCGCAATCAACTGCAGTAAAAACCCGGATAAAATCACCCACTGCTTCCTTATTTCGGTTTCCGAAAGGTGCCGCAGTGACCCTTTTTTAAGAAAGGCAATGATAATCACCGGGATTAGAAACTCGTAAATCATCGGGTCCTCTCCTTAATTGCAGTAGTCAGTACGGCCCGGGATGATCTAGAACGGTGAGCGTTTAAAGTGTTCCTCGCCTAAGAAGGCCGGTACACCCATCACATCCAATATTTCATAAACGTCCTCATTAAGGTTGCAGACGGAAAACGGCTGTTGGTTCTGGCTAAGTTCTTTCCAGATAGCCAGGAGACTTCCCACACCAGTAGAATCCACGAATTCCAAACCAGCCAAATCGAAAACAACCGACCCGTTAATAGGTTTATGTTTTTTGTAAAAAGCTTCGAATTCAGTTACTGTGGAGAAGTCAAGTTCCCCGGCTACCCTCAAAACAGTGGCATGACCTTCTAAACTAACGGATAAAGACAACACGCTGAACACCTCTGGACCGTTTGTAAATTACTTCAAAAGGAAATAAGTTCGTCTAAAAAGATTTTGATAGCTCTAGCCTGAGAGGATTCTTTAGGGCGTAAGAGATCCCATACTCGCTAGACAGTTGGCGAGAGTTTTATCTTCGCGGAGAATTTCCAGGACAATTTTCATTTTTTAAAGTTCGGTGAAAGTAATCTGTTAGGATTAGCGGCGGTTTTTCGGCAGATCTGGCAATTTTCTAGGCTGGAATTCCCTTGAACCTGAGGTTCCCTTCTTCATCCAACCAGAGACGGATGCCTTTTTCCTCCCTATTAAAACGATAAACCCGACCGCCTACCACTACAGAAGCGTTCTCAAAGGCATGCCCCACGGTAACCACGGCTTTCGGGCCAGTCACCACCCTGGTGACAACCCCAGCTCTGGATCCCAGTTCTCCCACATGTACATCCCCGCCAGCCTGTATCTCACCACCGCGAAATATCCCGGATACATTCACTTTCTTACCAGCCTGAATCCGGGAATAATAACAACCGCTCCCCACCACCCGAACATCGCCGGTAGCTATAACGGTAGAATTGAGGACGCTTAACGCCACCACATCGCTTTCTGCAGATGGCGAAAACGCAAAAGCCTGTTCCCATTCCTCGGCTCGCCGGGCCAATGTTTCGATCTCCCGGAGGTCACGCACCGCCAAAGGAGAACGAACCAGCACCCGTTCGGCTTCCCGGATAAACTCTTCCAGCCCTTCAACGACCATTCCCAAGGGCATAGTTTCAACCTGCTTCTTGAAGGTACTAGCAGCAGCAGGAAGATGGCGAAACTTTCCCTCCAACAGCAACTTTACTAAAGGGCCGATACCGCCTTTAAGATCACCCTGCTTGAACGCCGGGTGACCAAGTAACTGCCGTATAGCCATGGTCATCTCTTGCAAACCAACCGCCAAAGCATGAACCTGTGGCAACATCTGTTGTAGAAAATCAGGAACTCTTCCTGCGATTACCTTCGATGACAGGATATTCCCCTTGATCAGGACTGATCCCGTAGCTTGAACCCTCGCGCCGGAAACAAACCCTCCCACCTTAACATTACCGTCCGCTTCTACGGCCATCCCTTCTGTCACATTTCCGGTAATTAAAATATCTCCTTTAAAGACAATGTTACCTGAAGCAAGGTCTACATCACCAGTATGCACCAATTCCGGTAATACACTTACCTTCACCATGTTACGCCAGCGGAAGGCTACAGGACGTCCAGCCCGGGCCGCTACAGCCCTTTCACCATCCCTAGTAAGCACCGCTCCTTCTCCTACAGAAAGGATAAAGTCCCGGGGCGGCGGCGGCATAATTACCTCACCCTTGACGCTGGTGCCAGGACGTCCCGGCTCAGGCGGGTGTTTGACTGCAAGGATTTCTCCCGCCTCCACGGAAGTAAAAACATAGCGTTTCCGGAAATCTACCGCTTCGTCTTCCCCCCTCAGTACCGGCACCTTGGAATCAGAGGGAAAAAGCAATTCTACCCGGCCGTCTTTTCCTGGTTCTGCAGGAACACCTCGAGCGATAACTACCTCCTCTTCAGCGCAGGATGTAACACCGCGAGAGCACGCTTCCCAGTCTATACCATAGGTAATCCCCAGCCGGGATAACTCCTGCATTAGCTCGTCCCATGTAAGGGGTGGAAGACATTCTTCCCGCTCAACTACCACCAGTTGTAGTATCTTGGCAGGCGCGAGATCCGGCAGTTCCCGGTGAACTACTACCGTAGGACGCATTCGCAATATCGCTTGTAGACCATCGGAAGAAACGAACACAGACCATTTCCCTTCTCTTCGCTCTTCAATCGTTTCCACCCGCACTGTATCCTTCATGGATACGGGGGTTGGTTGAGTGCACTCCCGATCGTTAACAATCAGTCTTACCCCCTGGCAAGGTACCACCACCGGGTAATGTCCCTCCGGCCGGTGCCGGATAACAAGGTGCCCCTGTTTCACAAAAGCATATGGACCTACCGCTTCCCCGTCCGGAAAAGCATCGTCCACTGCACTCGCTGTTGCTGTCTGCGTGTGGGGGACCCGGTTAATCTCCTCCTTCATTGAGGAATACACCTCCTGCTAAGCGTTAGGATTCTCTAGGACTTCCAGCACTCGGAAAAATCCTATCACTTCCAGGTCTTCTCGAATAAGTTCGGGGATACGAACAATTCTCAAGGTGCGCCCCTGCTTGTACATGTGTCTGACTTGACTAAGGAGCATTCCCACCCCGGAAGAGTCTATGAACCGAAGTCCCTTCAGATCTATCTCCACCACTTCCTCCGTCCGTCGCTGAATTTCCTGTTGCAACTGCTCCACGTTGCTGAAATCCAGTTCTCCCTCCACCTCCAAGATTACCATCCCTTTCTTTTGCCGGACTCTAATCTCCACCCCTTTCACCTCCCTTTCCCGCCACCTTCATAACAACCAGTGTCACGTCATCCTTTTGGGAAAAACCGCGGGTAAATGTCTCCAGATCAGATAAAATGCTTTGTCTCATCCTATCTGCATCAGCGCCATTCTGAAGGCGAACTATCTCCTTCAATCGTTCCTGCCCGTACCTTTGCTCGTCCGGACCATAGGCCTCCACAAGTCCATCGGTATACAGCACCACCGCATCTCCGTCGGCAAGAAAAAATTCCTCCACCCCTGACCCAAGGTAATCTTCCAACAAACCCAGAGCAACTCCTCGGCACCGGGCCACTTTCACCTTGCCGTTAACTAGAAGGAGGGGAGGGTGATGCCCTGCATTGACACAGGAGAGGCGTCCAGTTACCTTGTCGTAACATAGCAGGCATAAGGTAGCAAAAGCCCTGCATTTCCGAAGTTCATCCCCTCCCACCTTGTTTAACCGGCGCACTACCTCCAGAGGATGGGGATTAATCCTGATACACTCCCGGAGCATATGGCGGATTGTTTCCATTAACCGGGCCGCATGGAATCCTTTACCCATTACATCTCCAATGACGGCAAACAAGGTTCTCTCGTCGCAGGAAATAAACTCAAAAAAATCTCCCCCGACCTGTTCGGCAGGTAGGCTACACCCACTAACTTCCAACCCGTAAGCTCGTAGTATTTTTCCATTCCCTGTAATCACTTCTCCCATCCTGCTCCTACCTTTCTTCTCCGCACGGAGCGGGGTTTTGCGCCAGGAGCTGGTCAAGCCCTACCAGCCGCATCACCTCCGCTACATCAGGTTGCGGCCTCAAAATCAGCATCCTGCCTCCTTTTTGCCGCCAGTCGTTGCTAATGTCCAGCAAACTTTTCAAGCCGGTGGAATCCACAAAAAAAACGCCTGACAGGTCAACTTCCAGCGTGCGTTCCTCCACTTTCCCAACAACCTCTTGCAGTTGCGCTACCGTTTCCATGTCCAATTCACCGTTCAGCACTACCCGGCACACTCCACGGTCAACGTAAACATCTATTTTCAGCAATAAAACCACCTTCCTTCATTGGTCTTGTTTTAACCTATCCGTAGATACAAAGTCCAGGCCCAAGTTGGTTCCTGACGGTCCTGTATTAAGGTAGAGGTAGTCTGCATAGTAGAGCATCAGGGTAAATCCACACCCCAAGGAATTCTTGGTTGAATAATGTTGCATCAGCGTTGCCCGGGCCAATTCGCTGGTTTTGATTCCCGGCCCCAGGTCCTGCACAATAATCCTGACGGTATCCCCTGACTGTCTGGCTTGCCAGCAACCGCCCCCCGCATGTTTAAGAGCGTTGGTGAGCGCCTCTGTCAAGCACAAGGTTATCGCGTGTCGCCTACGGCTGTCGAGAACAGGCAAAGCTTCCCGAATTGCCCGGCGGGCTTCCGGAATGTCATGGGGCTGCCAGACCTCACCCCTGGCCAGTTCTATTCCTTCTGAGACCACTTTCTCCATCTCTTCACCATTCATCAGGTATAACCGGCCTCCCGTTACTGCCGCTATGGCCTCCCGGTAAGCCTGCATCTCCTGCTGGTGCATCCTTCGCTCCTTTTCAATCACCTCGGTGATGTCAAAGGCCAGCAGTCCACCGCTCCTGTGGTCAAACGGCACCCCGTGAAGGTCAAACACCTTTTGTCCGTCAGCGCTAATGATCACCTCGCGCCGATGTTCGGCCTGGCGAATAGCCTGGCGCATCAATTTTTCCGCTTCTTCCATGGGCAAATCCAGGTCGGCCTGGCCCGAAAGGTAGCGGAAGCGCCCCCCTTCATATTTCATCACCTTCCCCACCTTGAGAGCATTAATTAGTTCGGATTTCTCCACTTCAGCAAGCAGCTTCTCCCTGACCAGGTCCTGAAGGTGCTCCGGCAAGTGCCGGGAAATCTCCCGTACTAATTCGCCGGCGCTTCTCGACAGCAACTGGTATTCCTCGTTGCTTAGACGGAGGGCAGTCCCTTGCTTACGATGGACACATAGTATCTCAAAAACATGGACATTATTTTTCCCTTTGAACGGTACTCCGGCTACCTCGACCCACAAGCTTTCCTGCAGCCTGATTACATACCGGCCTGGAACTGGAGCTTCCGTTTCCAGCCCAAATTCAGTGGTATTTAACACCAGAAGTTGGGCCGGATACTGCTTACCATGTTTATCTTCCAGTAATATCCGGACAGGTGGCGAAGGCACCCGGCGAAGGGGACCCGGCAGAATAAAGTAATTGCATTCCACACAATGACGGTTTGGTTCTTTCTTCGCGCATTCAAGACACCGTTGCATTTTTTCACCTCCCTTCTGCCTGTTAGCCCCTCCCGGCTATATACCCTTTCCAATTATCACAATATTACAACAAAGGGTTTAGCCATTTGCTCTGGGTGTATATCAACGAATGAGACAACGTGACCTATGAATCCACCGATTTTAAAAGCCCCTGGAGGAGTTCAACCAGCTCTTCTGGTAGTGGCTGGAAGAAGTTTGCCTGCGCAGAATACACAGTTACTTGTATAGGAACTCCCTGGACTACATCATGCGTTGTTATACTAAAATATTTTCTTTTGCTGGTAGCCCGGAAAGTGAACCATGATGCCACCTTTTCTCTGGACCTGTCTTTAAATGCTAAAAAAAACCACAAGGCGGCAGACACAGATCCAGCCTTGTGGGGTTAACTTACTGTGGTATATTTTAGCACCCCACCGGCAGCCCGGCTGCCATAGCCTTCCACTGGCTTTAGGCCCGCGGCTTTGCGCCCCCGTCTTTCGACGGGTTTGCCCTTGACAGAGGGGATTATTTACATTTTTTTACATAAATGTTTTTTTTTTTTTTTTTTTGGAAACTTCCAACATTACCATATTTTATTTTATTATATTCGACTTTTGTTGAAAAGAACATTTTTTCGTTAGTTTGTGTGAATATTTAGTAGGAACTTATACGGCCTGGCAACCATAGCAACTCAATTTTTTAAACAGCAAAGTATTACCCTTTTAAATCTGCAAAAAATCATAAATTTCTTCTCTTATGGAAGAATTTACTTTAGAAATTTTATCGAAGAGTAGGCTAAAGAAATATGTACCTGGCACAATGAGGAAGTATATTCCGTTTATAATTTTTAATATTATTTCAGCTAAATTACGGGTTTACTGGCTTTTTCGCCGCAAACCCTTTTTTGTGCAACTCCCGGCATTTTGTACTAAAATCTTCATTCTCGTCAGCCAGGCCACCATTGGTAGAGCGTTAATTCAAATTAAGCAAAAATTAAGCTAAAAATCGTATTGGAACAGAAGGGAAATTCGAATTAATGGCGAATAAGTTTTAATGCAGCCGAAATCCTGAAGGATTTCATTAAACAAATAACAAAAAACAAAAGACTACAATATTAAAACAAATGTAGGAAATTAGGCCACGAAGGTCGATTACTGGGCAGAAGCCTGAAACGATTCTTTGTGGCCTTTTGTCGTTAACAGGAGGTGATTATAGAACCATTCAAGGACGGAATGCATTTGGTCGATATATTTAGTAAACAGAAGTCGGTAAAGGCAAAGGTTAGAAATATGAACCTACTTAGCCACTGGATATTTTAGAAAAATTATAGGAAAAATGCTAAACTTCGGGGATAATTAAATGAAGGATGGAGGTAAAACTATGCGCAGTAAAATCGTAAAGACAGCTACTGATAACGGTCGGCCCAAATGGTTCCACTACGGTATGTTAGTCGCTGTAATACATCTTATCGGACTAACTCTCCTATTTTTAAAGGCTAGGCAGTATCCCCAATTTCTTGGGCTTGGTTTCCTCGCTTATACGCTCGGTCTGAGGCACGCTTTTGATGCCGACCATATCGCCGCAATTGATAACACGGTTCGCAAGATAATTCAGGATAGGGGGCAACCAACAGGAGTCGGATTTTTCTTCTCTCTCGGTCATTCGTCAGTAGTGTTTTTGATGGCAATGGTAACCGCGGTTTCGATGAAATGGGCGCAACAAAACATTCCACAGCTTAAAGCCATCGGAGGGCTGATTGGCACTACTGTATCTGGCAGTTTCCTGCTCCTTATCGGGGTGTTTAATCTATACATCTGGATTGACATCTACCGCATTTTTACGAAAATGCGAAACGGGGAGTATGACAAAGATAACCTGGAATATCTCCTTTTATCCAGGGGCTTTTTAGCTCGCTTCTTCAACCCGCTCTTTAAATTTATTAGCAAGAGTTGGCACGTTTATCCGCTTGGCTTTCTATTTGGTTTAGGTTTCGACACCGCCACTGAAGTAGCCCTTTTGGCGGTTTCCGCAAATGCTGCTGCCCAGGCTATACCATTCGTGGCAATTCTATCCCTACCGATTCTTTTTGCAGCCGGCATGAGCTTGATGGATACCGCTGACGGTATTTTTATGACTATTGCATACAATTGGGCCTTCTCTACCCCTCTGCGGAAAATTTATTACAATTTGACCGTCACCGGCCTCTCAGTGGTTGCAGCGTTACTAATCGGCTTGATTGAGTTAGCCCAAATAATTATCCCGAAGCTTGGACTCAGCGGTGGAATATGGGGCTGGATTCAGAACCTCGACTTTGGCGGGATCGGTTATCTTTTAGTAGGCCTGTTTGTCTTTACCTGGGGCTGTTCCTATTTACTTTGGAAGTTATTACGTCTTGAGAATAATGAAAGTGAGCCATAAAACATAAAACCATGTATCAGAATTGCTTAAATCTGTGATACGGGAGGATTAAGAGGTGATGGGAGTAGTTTCCCCCGGGCAGCCCGCTTACCCCGGTGGCGAGACCAGAGAAAGTATGCCGGTGGGGATTACTTCCACGTCCATTTTTGTTTTCTCGCCCAAGCGCATGATTGCCATTCAAGGGTTATTAAAGTTTTAATTACAAGAGGCCCAAAGATTAGAAAAGCTGAAGCATAACTTAAAGCCCCCAAGGCAAGAGCGCCAAATTTCCCACCTAAATTATTTCCGGACTTGATGTTTACTTAAAGATATTTCCTTAAAATTATCAGTTCCTCTATAGTCGTCGCTTCCTATATAAACTTATACAACCTTACTTAACCAGCTTAAAATATCTTTCACCACTTCCTCCCGGTTAGTTTCATTTAACATTTCGTGCCGACCGCCAGGGTAGAGCTTGTAGGTTACTCTGGTAAGCCCCAGTTTCTCATAGGTTTTGATAAGTTTTAGTACTCCTTTGCCCATGCTTCCTACCGGGTCGTGATCCCCGCTTATGATAAAAATAGGTAATTCCTTGGGTATTTTTCTAAGGTTTTCCGGTCTAAAAGTTTCTTTTAACCCCCGCAGAAAATCATAGTAGAAACTTGCGGTAAAGACTCCCCCACAGTAGGGGTCATTAATGTATTTTAAAACTTCCTCATGATCCCGGGATAACCAGTCAAACTCAGTGCGGTTTGGCTTAAACTTTTTGTTGTAGCTGCCAAAAGTAA
This window encodes:
- a CDS encoding HD-GYP domain-containing protein, producing MPGYLKNFIYAVIATGMAVLLLVLPGLKIEFLPFVLAIGLIAGLLEKFYVELPNGSIVSGSTTFTFVVMAVYGIPEAVVIETIISLVSIPLVKRETIKFLFNTSQYVICTAIAGYGYLWLGGIPGTFTWYDVPRLLFAIALYNIVNITLISVIISKLSERKYFATWIGMVQDGVLIYLVISLLSVRLVLSYELHDQLQFWIETLFVLVVFLALRYAFALFINLRKTYLRTMESLTQLTENKLSISGGHATRVGRIARKIAEKMKLPQDEIDSIHYAALLHDLGKTYLEEKIFQKRGPLTLEEEREYRKHAEIGADMVKEISGLAKAAEYIRYHHECWDGTGFPAGISGEHIPLGARIIAAADQYDHIFYQKKTPTDFAALAGTKLDPQVVKIVLEIADLQDELREMAMPATIEERLIENLVISEARKRAYQSQLLDKFGASLIVHYNNGKFRNEAGDSIDIPCREQVNALVEKARRQQGRVREILEEAQSGKIYDIYCIPTGDEVSVIFFDVTDILEYEKKQEERVRNLYREVIYSVTQGKLLLVEQKEIELLKTGVHITSHPILAKTDVASCRWQVQEVERTEKVTFFRRKLAFYSCKIFL
- a CDS encoding DUF5317 domain-containing protein, which translates into the protein MIYEFLIPVIIIAFLKKGSLRHLSETEIRKQWVILSGFLLQLIAMFLYHRVSFINQSFAFWVVVSYLMLIYGCWCNRHLPGIKLFILGTLLNFLVIIANGGRMPVSLDALEWAGLSSYIPLVVEGVTKHQPLTESTLLPYLADVIPLRPPFVFSSMVVSPGDIAVTLGISWFIYKGMVKKI
- a CDS encoding STAS domain-containing protein, with product MSLSVSLEGHATVLRVAGELDFSTVTEFEAFYKKHKPINGSVVFDLAGLEFVDSTGVGSLLAIWKELSQNQQPFSVCNLNEDVYEILDVMGVPAFLGEEHFKRSPF
- a CDS encoding DUF342 domain-containing protein; amino-acid sequence: MKEEINRVPHTQTATASAVDDAFPDGEAVGPYAFVKQGHLVIRHRPEGHYPVVVPCQGVRLIVNDRECTQPTPVSMKDTVRVETIEERREGKWSVFVSSDGLQAILRMRPTVVVHRELPDLAPAKILQLVVVEREECLPPLTWDELMQELSRLGITYGIDWEACSRGVTSCAEEEVVIARGVPAEPGKDGRVELLFPSDSKVPVLRGEDEAVDFRKRYVFTSVEAGEILAVKHPPEPGRPGTSVKGEVIMPPPPRDFILSVGEGAVLTRDGERAVAARAGRPVAFRWRNMVKVSVLPELVHTGDVDLASGNIVFKGDILITGNVTEGMAVEADGNVKVGGFVSGARVQATGSVLIKGNILSSKVIAGRVPDFLQQMLPQVHALAVGLQEMTMAIRQLLGHPAFKQGDLKGGIGPLVKLLLEGKFRHLPAAASTFKKQVETMPLGMVVEGLEEFIREAERVLVRSPLAVRDLREIETLARRAEEWEQAFAFSPSAESDVVALSVLNSTVIATGDVRVVGSGCYYSRIQAGKKVNVSGIFRGGEIQAGGDVHVGELGSRAGVVTRVVTGPKAVVTVGHAFENASVVVGGRVYRFNREEKGIRLWLDEEGNLRFKGIPA
- a CDS encoding STAS domain-containing protein — translated: MEIRVRQKKGMVILEVEGELDFSNVEQLQQEIQRRTEEVVEIDLKGLRFIDSSGVGMLLSQVRHMYKQGRTLRIVRIPELIREDLEVIGFFRVLEVLENPNA
- a CDS encoding PP2C family protein-serine/threonine phosphatase → MITGNGKILRAYGLEVSGCSLPAEQVGGDFFEFISCDERTLFAVIGDVMGKGFHAARLMETIRHMLRECIRINPHPLEVVRRLNKVGGDELRKCRAFATLCLLCYDKVTGRLSCVNAGHHPPLLLVNGKVKVARCRGVALGLLEDYLGSGVEEFFLADGDAVVLYTDGLVEAYGPDEQRYGQERLKEIVRLQNGADADRMRQSILSDLETFTRGFSQKDDVTLVVMKVAGKGGERGGD
- a CDS encoding STAS domain-containing protein, with the translated sequence MLKIDVYVDRGVCRVVLNGELDMETVAQLQEVVGKVEERTLEVDLSGVFFVDSTGLKSLLDISNDWRQKGGRMLILRPQPDVAEVMRLVGLDQLLAQNPAPCGEER
- a CDS encoding ATP-binding protein; translated protein: MPSPPVRILLEDKHGKQYPAQLLVLNTTEFGLETEAPVPGRYVIRLQESLWVEVAGVPFKGKNNVHVFEILCVHRKQGTALRLSNEEYQLLSRSAGELVREISRHLPEHLQDLVREKLLAEVEKSELINALKVGKVMKYEGGRFRYLSGQADLDLPMEEAEKLMRQAIRQAEHRREVIISADGQKVFDLHGVPFDHRSGGLLAFDITEVIEKERRMHQQEMQAYREAIAAVTGGRLYLMNGEEMEKVVSEGIELARGEVWQPHDIPEARRAIREALPVLDSRRRHAITLCLTEALTNALKHAGGGCWQARQSGDTVRIIVQDLGPGIKTSELARATLMQHYSTKNSLGCGFTLMLYYADYLYLNTGPSGTNLGLDFVSTDRLKQDQ
- a CDS encoding CooT family nickel-binding protein; translation: MIIEPFKDGMHLVDIFSKQKSVKAKVRNMNLLSHWIF
- a CDS encoding HoxN/HupN/NixA family nickel/cobalt transporter; amino-acid sequence: MRSKIVKTATDNGRPKWFHYGMLVAVIHLIGLTLLFLKARQYPQFLGLGFLAYTLGLRHAFDADHIAAIDNTVRKIIQDRGQPTGVGFFFSLGHSSVVFLMAMVTAVSMKWAQQNIPQLKAIGGLIGTTVSGSFLLLIGVFNLYIWIDIYRIFTKMRNGEYDKDNLEYLLLSRGFLARFFNPLFKFISKSWHVYPLGFLFGLGFDTATEVALLAVSANAAAQAIPFVAILSLPILFAAGMSLMDTADGIFMTIAYNWAFSTPLRKIYYNLTVTGLSVVAALLIGLIELAQIIIPKLGLSGGIWGWIQNLDFGGIGYLLVGLFVFTWGCSYLLWKLLRLENNESEP